Genomic DNA from uncultured Fretibacterium sp.:
CTTTTTCAGGATCGGCGCCTTCACCATCGGCGGGGGCATCGTCATGCTGGGGGTCATCGAGTCCGAGGTCCGCGCCATGGGCGAGTTCACCGACGAGGAGATCGCGGACATGATCGTGCTGGCCACCGCCGTGCCGGGCCCCATCGCGACGAACCTCTCCTTCGTCGCGGGCAGGGCGCTGGCGGGGTGGAGGGGAGCCTGCGCCGCCGTCCTCGGGACATCCCTGCCCCCCTTCTTCAGCATCCTTTTCCTGTCCTCGCTGATCCTGAACCACATGTCGAACCCCTGGATGGTCGCCTTTTTCCTCGGTGCGGGGGCGGGGGTTGCGGTGGTGGTCTGGAACTCCCTCTGGAAGATGATCCGGGCCTCCGTGTTCGTCGGCCTGCCCCAGATGCTGGCCTTCGCCGTGACGGCCGCCCTGCTGATCGTCTGGGATGTCCACCCCTTTCTTGCCCTGGGTGCAGGAGCGCTGGTCTCCATCGCTGGGGGATGGCTGAGGTCCCGGACCGGTACGGGGAGCCCGTCATGAACACCATCGCCGTGCTGGTTGCCGTTTTCGCCAAGGTGGCGCTGGGGGCCTTCGGCGGAGGGCTCGCCACGATACCCTTCATCCATCACGAGCTGGTCGCGGCGCGTCCCTGGCTGACGGAGACGATGTTTGTCCAGACCATCTCCCTGGCTCAGATGACGCCGGGGCCGGTGGCCCTGAACTCCGCGACCTTCGTAGGGTACCGCTTGGCGGGGTTCTGGGGATCGCTCTGGGCCAGTGCGGCCCTCGTGGGGACGCCCATCCTGGTGATCGCGCTCCTCCTGTGGCTGATCTCCCTGGCCTCGGAGCGGATGCGGGGGCGCATCGAGGCCTTTCAGAGGGCCCTGCGCCCCGCCGTGGCGGGGATGCTCCTGGTGGCCTTCTGGACCCTGGCCCGTCCTCTGATGCCCAGGGACCTCTTCTCCCTGAGGTCGACCCTCCCCGGCCTGCTGTTGGTCGGGTTGGTCGCCGTATGTTTCGCCCTGTCCCGACTCCGGCTCTTCCGGGCCTATCCGCAGCTCCTGATCCTGGCCTCGGCGCTGGCCGGGCTTTGCCTGAAAGGGCTTCTGTCCTGAGGCGTTCTCCGTCCCGCGCGGATGGCGAGACGACGGGGGATATAGAGATAGACGAAAATTGTAATGCTCCTGGGGTGTTTTTGGGGTATTTTGTGAGATAATCGGGGCGTATCCGGGCGGTTCAATCTCACTGGAGGTGTTGTTCATGGCGACGAAGGTGGCAATCAACGGGTTGGGACGTATTGGGCGCATCGTGCTGCGCTGCTGGGTGGCGCGCAAGTTCAAGGATGTCGAGATCGTAGCGTTGAACGATCTGATTCCACCCGAGGACATGGCATATTACGTGAAGTACGACTCCACGCACGGCAAGGCGCCCTTCGAGGTCAAGGCGGACTCGGAGAGCCTGATTCTGGACGGGGTTCGCGTCCCTATGTTCGCGGAGAGGGACCCTGCGGCTCTGCCGTGGAAGAAGCTGGGCGTCGATATCGTGATGGAGTGCACGGGGCGCTTCACCAAGAAGCCCGACGCGATGAAGCACGTGGAGGCCGGGGCCAGGCACGTCATCATCAGCGCGCCGGCGGACGGGGTGGATCGGACGATAGTCCTTGGCGTCAACGAGAAGGACTTCGATCCC
This window encodes:
- a CDS encoding chromate transporter codes for the protein MRRLWSIFVRFFRIGAFTIGGGIVMLGVIESEVRAMGEFTDEEIADMIVLATAVPGPIATNLSFVAGRALAGWRGACAAVLGTSLPPFFSILFLSSLILNHMSNPWMVAFFLGAGAGVAVVVWNSLWKMIRASVFVGLPQMLAFAVTAALLIVWDVHPFLALGAGALVSIAGGWLRSRTGTGSPS
- a CDS encoding chromate transporter, translating into MAEVPDRYGEPVMNTIAVLVAVFAKVALGAFGGGLATIPFIHHELVAARPWLTETMFVQTISLAQMTPGPVALNSATFVGYRLAGFWGSLWASAALVGTPILVIALLLWLISLASERMRGRIEAFQRALRPAVAGMLLVAFWTLARPLMPRDLFSLRSTLPGLLLVGLVAVCFALSRLRLFRAYPQLLILASALAGLCLKGLLS